A stretch of the Staphylococcus sp. NRL 16/872 genome encodes the following:
- the sufU gene encoding Fe-S cluster assembly sulfur transfer protein SufU, which produces MNFNNLDQLYRSVIMDHYKNPRNKGVLDNGSMTVDMNNPTCGDRIRLTFDIEDGIINDAKFEGEGCSISMSSASMMTEAVKGHSLGEAMQMSQEFTKMMLGEDYEITEDMGDIEALSGVSQFPARIKCATLAWKALEKGTVEKEGKAEGTTEE; this is translated from the coding sequence ATGAATTTTAATAATTTAGATCAACTTTATAGATCTGTAATTATGGATCATTATAAAAACCCTAGAAACAAAGGCGTTTTAGACAATGGATCAATGACAGTAGATATGAACAATCCTACTTGTGGTGATCGCATCAGATTAACATTTGATATCGAAGACGGTATTATCAATGATGCTAAATTCGAAGGTGAAGGTTGTTCTATTTCAATGTCAAGTGCATCAATGATGACCGAAGCCGTAAAAGGTCATTCGTTAGGCGAAGCGATGCAAATGAGCCAAGAATTCACGAAAATGATGCTTGGTGAAGACTACGAAATTACTGAAGATATGGGAGATATTGAAGCATTATCAGGTGTTTCACAATTCCCTGCTCGAATTAAATGTGCTACTTTAGCTTGGAAAGCACTCGAAAAAGGTACAGTTGAAAAAGAAGGTAAAGCTGAAGGTACTACTGAAGAATAA
- a CDS encoding cysteine desulfurase — protein sequence MNKVAETSLNIEEIIKDFPILNQKVNGKRLAYLDSTATSQKPVQVLNVLDDYYKRYNSNVHRGVHTLGSLATDGYESARETVRRFINAKYFEEVIFTRGTTASINIVARSYGDANIEEGDEIVVTEMEHHANIVPWQQLAKRKNASLKFIPMTDEGELRIDDVKATINDKTKIVAIAHVSNVLGTINDVKEIAKIAHEHGAIISVDGAQSAPHMDIDVQDLDADFFSFSGHKMLGPTGVGVLYGKRDLLKNMEPVEFGGDMIDFVSKYDATWADLPTKFEAGTPLIAQAIGLAEAIRYIENLGFEAIHKHEKELTEYAYDQMSAIEDLEIYGPPKERRAGVITFNLADIHPHDVATAVDTEGVAVRAGHHCAQPLMKWLNVSSTARASFYIYNTKEDVDQLVEALKQTKEFFSYEF from the coding sequence GTGAATAAAGTGGCCGAAACTTCATTAAATATTGAGGAAATTATTAAAGACTTTCCTATTTTAAATCAAAAAGTTAATGGAAAAAGATTAGCCTACCTTGATTCAACAGCGACAAGTCAAAAACCAGTCCAAGTGTTAAATGTGTTAGATGATTACTACAAACGTTATAATTCTAACGTTCATCGAGGCGTACACACGCTTGGTTCACTTGCAACAGATGGTTACGAAAGTGCACGTGAAACGGTGCGACGTTTCATTAACGCGAAATATTTTGAAGAAGTCATCTTTACTAGAGGAACAACAGCTTCTATTAATATTGTGGCACGCAGCTATGGTGATGCAAATATTGAAGAAGGCGATGAAATTGTTGTTACTGAAATGGAACATCATGCGAACATCGTTCCTTGGCAACAATTAGCCAAACGTAAAAACGCATCATTAAAGTTCATTCCTATGACAGACGAGGGTGAATTAAGAATTGATGATGTGAAAGCAACAATTAATGATAAAACTAAAATTGTTGCTATCGCTCATGTATCAAATGTTCTTGGTACCATTAATGATGTTAAAGAAATCGCTAAAATTGCTCATGAACATGGCGCAATTATTAGTGTAGATGGTGCGCAGTCTGCACCTCATATGGATATCGATGTCCAAGACTTAGATGCTGATTTCTTTAGTTTCAGTGGTCATAAAATGTTAGGTCCAACAGGTGTCGGCGTATTATACGGTAAACGCGATTTACTTAAAAATATGGAGCCTGTTGAATTTGGCGGTGACATGATTGATTTCGTAAGTAAATATGATGCTACTTGGGCAGATTTACCTACGAAGTTTGAAGCAGGTACGCCATTAATCGCTCAAGCCATTGGTTTAGCTGAAGCTATTCGCTACATTGAAAATTTAGGCTTTGAAGCAATTCACAAACATGAAAAAGAACTTACAGAATATGCATACGATCAAATGTCAGCCATTGAAGATTTAGAAATTTATGGTCCACCAAAAGAACGACGTGCTGGTGTGATTACATTTAATTTAGCTGACATTCATCCACATGATGTCGCAACTGCTGTTGATACAGAAGGTGTTGCAGTAAGAGCAGGACATCACTGCGCGCAACCATTAATGAAATGGCTAAACGTTTCATCAACTGCTCGTGCTAGTTTCTACATTTATAATACAAAAGAAGATGTAGACCAATTAGTAGAAGCATTGAAACAAACGAAGGAGTTTTTCTCTTATGAATTTTAA
- the sufD gene encoding Fe-S cluster assembly protein SufD, with protein MTTETLNISEEQLVDYSKAHNEPSWMTELRQKALKLTETLEMPKPDKTKLRKWDFDTFKEHNVEGKAFNDLSELPEVLKNIIDVENSKNLIIQHNNALAYTHVSEQAQNNGVIIEGLSEALVNHSDLVQKYLMTEAVSVDEHRLTALHTALMNGGVFVYVPKNVVVEDPIQYVVLHDDENASFYNHVIIATEESAEVTYVENYLSTASGEGNQLNIISEVIAGANSNITYGSVDYLDNGFTGHIIRRGTTAADASINWALGLMNDGSQIIDNTTNLVGDRSTSELKSVVVGTGDQKINLTSKIVQYGKETNGYILKHGVMLENASSIFNGIGYIKHGGTKSIANQESRVLMLSENARGDANPILLIDEDDVEAGHAASVGRVDPEQLYYLMSRGISQREAERLVIHGFLDPVVRELPIEDVKRQLREVIELKVNK; from the coding sequence ATGACAACTGAAACTTTGAACATTTCTGAAGAACAACTTGTTGATTATTCTAAAGCGCACAATGAACCTTCTTGGATGACTGAATTACGTCAAAAAGCGTTGAAATTAACAGAAACTTTAGAAATGCCTAAACCAGATAAAACTAAATTAAGAAAATGGGATTTCGACACGTTTAAAGAACATAATGTTGAAGGAAAAGCGTTCAACGATTTATCAGAACTTCCTGAAGTATTAAAAAACATTATCGACGTTGAAAACTCTAAAAACTTAATTATTCAACACAATAATGCGTTAGCTTATACACACGTATCTGAACAAGCGCAAAACAACGGTGTGATCATTGAAGGTTTATCTGAAGCATTAGTAAATCACAGTGATTTAGTTCAAAAATATTTAATGACTGAAGCAGTAAGCGTTGATGAACATCGCTTAACAGCATTACACACTGCGTTAATGAACGGTGGCGTATTTGTATACGTTCCTAAAAACGTGGTAGTTGAAGACCCTATTCAATACGTTGTATTACATGACGACGAGAATGCTAGCTTCTATAACCATGTAATTATTGCAACTGAAGAAAGTGCTGAAGTAACTTACGTTGAGAACTATCTTTCAACTGCAAGTGGCGAAGGTAACCAATTGAATATTATTTCTGAAGTTATCGCAGGTGCTAATTCAAACATTACTTATGGTTCAGTAGATTATCTTGATAATGGATTTACTGGCCACATCATTCGTCGTGGTACAACTGCAGCAGATGCTTCTATTAATTGGGCATTAGGCTTAATGAATGATGGTAGTCAAATTATTGATAATACTACAAACTTAGTAGGCGATCGTTCTACAAGTGAACTTAAATCAGTAGTAGTTGGTACAGGAGATCAAAAGATTAACCTTACATCTAAAATTGTTCAATACGGTAAAGAAACAAATGGTTACATCTTGAAACATGGCGTTATGCTTGAGAACGCATCATCTATCTTTAATGGTATTGGTTACATTAAACATGGCGGTACGAAATCTATCGCCAACCAAGAATCACGTGTTCTAATGCTTTCTGAAAATGCACGTGGCGATGCTAACCCAATCTTGTTAATTGATGAAGATGACGTAGAAGCTGGACACGCAGCATCAGTTGGACGTGTAGATCCAGAACAACTTTATTACTTAATGAGTCGTGGTATTTCTCAAAGAGAAGCTGAACGTTTAGTAATTCATGGTTTCTTAGATCCAGTCGTACGTGAATTACCAATCGAAGACGTTAAACGTCAATTAAGAGAAGTTATCGAATTAAAAGTAAACAAATAA
- the sufC gene encoding Fe-S cluster assembly ATPase SufC → MSSTLEIKDLHVSIEDKEILKGVNLTVNTGEVHAIMGPNGTGKSTLSSAIMGHPSYEVTQGEVLLDGVNILELEVDERAKAGLFLAMQYPSEITGVTNADFMRSAINAKREEGQEINLMQFIKKLDKEMDFLDIDKDMAQRYLNEGFSGGEKKRNEILQLMMLEPKFAILDEIDSGLDIDALKVVSKGINEMRGENFGALMITHYQRLLNYITPDQVHVMYGGKVVKSGGPELAKRLEEEGYEWVKEEFGAQE, encoded by the coding sequence ATGTCATCAACATTAGAAATCAAAGACCTACATGTGTCTATTGAAGATAAAGAAATCTTAAAAGGTGTTAATTTAACGGTTAATACAGGTGAAGTACATGCAATCATGGGACCAAATGGTACGGGTAAATCTACTTTATCATCTGCAATCATGGGCCATCCATCATATGAAGTAACACAAGGTGAAGTGTTATTAGATGGCGTTAATATTTTAGAATTAGAAGTTGATGAAAGAGCTAAAGCAGGTCTTTTCTTAGCTATGCAATATCCATCAGAAATCACTGGTGTAACAAATGCTGACTTCATGCGTTCTGCAATCAATGCTAAACGTGAAGAAGGACAAGAAATTAACTTAATGCAATTCATTAAAAAATTAGACAAAGAAATGGACTTCTTAGATATCGATAAAGATATGGCACAACGTTACTTAAATGAAGGTTTCTCAGGCGGTGAGAAGAAACGTAACGAAATTTTACAATTAATGATGTTAGAACCTAAATTTGCAATTCTTGACGAAATTGACTCAGGTTTAGATATCGATGCGTTAAAAGTTGTATCTAAAGGTATCAATGAAATGCGTGGCGAAAACTTTGGCGCATTAATGATTACGCACTATCAACGTTTATTAAACTACATTACTCCAGACCAAGTACACGTTATGTACGGCGGTAAAGTAGTTAAATCAGGTGGCCCAGAATTAGCTAAACGTCTTGAAGAAGAAGGTTACGAATGGGTTAAAGAAGAATTTGGTGCTCAAGAATAG
- a CDS encoding DUF368 domain-containing protein: MQSFRWINIAKGFGMGTTDLIPGISGGTIALLLGIYDDFISSISGLFSKRFWPSFKFLLPILIGMGVAIGILSNLINYLLEHHQVVTMFFFTGLIIGIIPYLLRTSNFKETFHAKHYGMLAIGIIILIIITLMNSGEQRADTSLHLSFSLIIKYFLAGVCASSAMLLPGISGSFMLLVFGTYGTIMLAIADLVKLNFDGLPILLIVGLGVIVGFLLSSRIIRYFLHHHFVMTFALITGLVIGSIYAVFPGLPSNSIEWIMSIITLILGFIASYWIGQITAENE, translated from the coding sequence ATGCAAAGTTTTAGGTGGATTAATATTGCAAAAGGATTTGGAATGGGGACCACTGATTTAATTCCTGGTATTAGTGGAGGTACGATTGCATTATTATTAGGTATATATGATGATTTTATTTCATCAATAAGTGGTTTATTCTCTAAGCGATTTTGGCCTAGTTTTAAATTTTTACTTCCTATACTAATAGGTATGGGGGTAGCCATTGGAATTTTAAGTAATTTGATTAATTATTTACTCGAACATCATCAAGTGGTTACTATGTTTTTCTTTACTGGACTAATCATTGGGATTATTCCTTATTTATTAAGAACATCAAACTTCAAAGAAACATTCCACGCCAAGCATTATGGCATGTTGGCAATAGGTATTATCATTCTAATTATAATTACTTTAATGAATTCAGGAGAACAAAGAGCAGACACATCACTTCATTTATCTTTTAGTCTTATTATTAAATATTTTTTAGCTGGTGTATGTGCTTCTAGCGCAATGTTGTTACCTGGCATTTCAGGATCGTTTATGTTGTTAGTATTTGGTACTTACGGAACAATCATGTTAGCCATTGCCGATTTAGTTAAATTGAATTTTGATGGATTACCGATCCTATTAATAGTAGGACTTGGAGTTATTGTAGGCTTCTTACTCTCAAGCCGCATTATTAGATACTTTTTACATCATCATTTTGTGATGACTTTCGCTTTAATTACAGGTTTAGTTATCGGATCAATTTATGCAGTGTTCCCAGGCTTACCTAGTAATAGTATAGAGTGGATTATGTCAATTATCACTTTAATCTTAGGCTTTATTGCTAGTTATTGGATAGGTCAAATCACAGCCGAAAATGAATAA